A window from Pseudomonas campi encodes these proteins:
- a CDS encoding lytic transglycosylase F, which yields MRRFKECTVAVFSTLLLILCMAAQADEAALPDVELSAQEEAEVEAMVLPVPDAWIGDFDGMREYRLVRVLVPYSRTFFSVNRGRQQGISYEFGKALETWLNKTHPYERKSLQWRVLFIPVARNELMPKLLEGVGDIAAGGLTITEGRLQTVDFAEPFASGIREAVITGPGSKPLSKIEDLAGREVMVRASSSYFEHLINLNKTFKERGLEPINVTPADENLESEDLLEMVNAGLIGTTVVDRYIAEAWSPLYTEMQIHDEFYIHEGSQFAWAIRKGSPLLKKELAAFVKLHKVGTGFGNSLRNKYVKNSKRVLNATSEEEMKKFQAMVGLFQKHAGTYAFDHLMLMAQGFQESQLNQSARSPRGAVGVMQLLPSTATDPAVGIHGVDKSADKNIEAGSKYMRLLADKYLNDPELTPLNKTLMTFAAYNAGPGNLRKFRRLAEKSGLNPNVWFGNVEHTAARIVGRETVDYVGNIYKYYVAYKLAAKKTGNAR from the coding sequence ATGCGTAGGTTCAAGGAATGCACCGTCGCCGTATTCAGCACTCTGTTGCTGATTCTGTGCATGGCGGCCCAGGCGGACGAAGCGGCGCTGCCCGATGTTGAACTGAGCGCCCAGGAAGAGGCCGAAGTCGAGGCCATGGTGCTACCTGTACCCGATGCCTGGATCGGCGACTTCGATGGCATGCGCGAGTACCGCCTGGTGCGCGTACTGGTGCCATACAGCCGCACCTTCTTCTCGGTCAATCGGGGTCGCCAGCAGGGCATCAGCTACGAATTTGGCAAGGCGCTGGAAACCTGGCTGAACAAGACCCACCCCTATGAGCGCAAATCGCTGCAGTGGCGGGTGCTGTTCATCCCGGTGGCGCGCAATGAGCTCATGCCCAAGCTGCTCGAAGGCGTCGGCGATATCGCCGCTGGCGGCCTGACCATCACCGAAGGGCGTCTGCAGACGGTGGACTTTGCCGAGCCCTTCGCTTCAGGTATTCGTGAAGCGGTGATCACCGGGCCGGGCAGCAAGCCGCTGAGCAAGATCGAGGATCTAGCCGGCCGGGAAGTCATGGTGCGCGCCTCCAGCAGCTACTTCGAGCACCTGATCAACCTCAACAAGACCTTCAAGGAAAGGGGGCTGGAGCCCATCAATGTCACTCCGGCGGACGAAAACCTGGAGTCCGAGGATCTGCTGGAAATGGTCAATGCCGGTCTTATCGGCACCACAGTGGTCGATCGCTATATCGCCGAGGCCTGGAGCCCGCTGTATACCGAGATGCAGATCCACGACGAGTTCTATATCCACGAAGGCTCGCAGTTCGCCTGGGCCATCCGCAAGGGCAGCCCACTGCTGAAGAAAGAGCTGGCGGCCTTCGTCAAACTGCACAAGGTCGGTACCGGGTTCGGTAACTCGCTGCGCAACAAGTATGTGAAGAACAGCAAGCGGGTACTCAATGCCACTTCGGAAGAGGAGATGAAAAAATTCCAGGCTATGGTCGGCCTGTTCCAGAAGCATGCCGGCACCTACGCCTTCGACCACCTGATGCTGATGGCCCAGGGCTTTCAGGAGTCCCAGCTGAACCAGAGCGCCCGCAGCCCACGTGGCGCAGTGGGCGTGATGCAACTGTTGCCAAGCACGGCTACCGACCCAGCCGTCGGCATCCACGGGGTCGACAAGAGTGCGGACAAGAATATTGAGGCCGGCAGCAAATACATGCGCCTGCTCGCCGACAAGTACCTCAACGATCCCGAACTGACACCCCTGAACAAGACCCTGATGACCTTCGCCGCTTACAACGCCGGCCCGGGCAACCTGCGCAAGTTCAGGCGCCTGGCGGAGAAGTCGGGGCTGAATCCGAATGTCTGGTTCGGCAATGTCGAGCACACCGCCGCACGCATAGTGGGCCGGGAAACCGTCGATTATGTGGGCAACATCTACAAGTACTACGTTGCCTACAAGCTGGCGGCCAAGAAAACAGGCAACGCACGATGA
- a CDS encoding class I SAM-dependent methyltransferase → MNSDAINTLQHHLSAALAAAPDEARRLFHGRGRCWPGLEHVTVDWLQGVVLVALFREPPADELLALKNMLLDFSQSPAWRESTAHTLLLQHRYAPDSPAEWLCGEPVEHWLVSENGLRFKLDLGRKQNTGLFLDMRHGRRWVQQQAQGQRVLNLFAYTCGFSVAAIAGGAEHVVNLDMAKAALSRGRENHRLNQHDLSRVSFLGHDLFKSWGKLKREGPYDLIIIDPPSFQKGSFVLTQDYQKVLRRLPDLLTEQGTVLACMNDPAIGVDFLLAGFASEAPGLVFVERLDNPPEFADSQAEGGLKALVFRQRQATSSTQEML, encoded by the coding sequence ATGAATTCCGACGCCATCAATACCCTGCAGCACCACCTGAGCGCCGCCCTGGCCGCCGCGCCTGACGAAGCCCGCCGCCTGTTCCATGGCCGTGGCCGCTGCTGGCCGGGGCTGGAGCATGTGACGGTGGACTGGCTGCAGGGCGTGGTCCTGGTAGCGCTGTTTCGCGAGCCGCCGGCGGACGAACTGCTCGCCCTGAAAAACATGCTGCTGGACTTCAGCCAGTCGCCTGCCTGGCGGGAAAGCACGGCGCACACCCTGCTGCTGCAGCACCGTTATGCCCCGGACAGCCCTGCCGAGTGGCTATGCGGCGAGCCGGTCGAGCACTGGCTGGTCAGCGAAAACGGCCTGCGCTTCAAGCTGGACCTGGGCCGCAAGCAGAATACCGGGCTGTTTCTCGACATGCGCCATGGCCGGCGCTGGGTGCAGCAACAGGCGCAAGGCCAGCGCGTGCTGAACCTGTTCGCCTACACCTGCGGCTTCTCGGTGGCCGCCATTGCCGGGGGCGCCGAGCACGTGGTCAACCTGGACATGGCCAAGGCCGCCCTGAGCCGCGGTCGCGAGAACCACCGCTTGAATCAGCATGACCTGAGCCGGGTCAGCTTCCTCGGCCATGACCTGTTCAAGTCCTGGGGCAAGCTCAAGCGCGAAGGGCCCTACGACCTGATCATCATCGACCCACCGTCGTTCCAGAAAGGCAGCTTCGTGCTGACCCAGGACTACCAGAAAGTCCTGCGCCGCCTGCCTGACCTGCTCACGGAACAAGGCACGGTACTGGCCTGCATGAACGACCCTGCGATTGGCGTCGACTTCCTGCTCGCGGGCTTTGCCAGCGAGGCGCCCGGCCTGGTGTTCGTGGAGCGCCTGGACAATCCGCCGGAGTTCGCCGACAGCCAGGCCGAGGGGGGCTTGAAGGCACTGGTGTTCAGGCAGCGCCAGGCCACTTCATCTACGCAAGAAATGCTTTAG
- a CDS encoding alkyl/aryl-sulfatase, translating to MHHSLKCLTAAGLACALLASAIAQAAPAPTKPATDITKAAQQAVLAALPFNDKREFDDAQRGFIAKPDSLTIKDANGKVVWDLESYKQFIALDKPAPDSVNPSLWRNAQLNIQYGLFKVTDGIYQVRGYDVSNITFIEGKTGWIVFDPLLSTEPAKAAYELVSQHLGKKPVVAVVYSHSHIDHFGGVRGIVDEADVKAGKVRIIAPEGFSEHAVSENVIAGNAMARRAIYMFGALLPRNAQGGVGSGLGLTVSNGTITLIQPTEFVRKTGQELEVDGVKMVFQMTPGTEAPVEMHTYFPDHKAMWMAENTTSTMHNVLTLRGAQVRDALQWSKYIGESIALFGDKTEVRFQSHHWPQWGQAQIDDYLKKQRAIYKYIHDQSVRLMNQGYTGEEIAEAIKLPPELEAFWPGRGYYGTLKHNAKAVYQRYMGWYDANPANLDKLPPQPAAKKYVEYMGGSAAVLEKAKVDFAKGEYRWVAEAVKQVVFAEPDNTAAKNLLADSYEQLGYQAESGPWRSIYLQGAFELRNGKPAVGAAATASPDVIRAMTPEMLFDYLAVRLNGERAAGKKLVLNYNFTDLGKSYALTVENGVLTYEAKADAKADVGLTMSKTALEDIQLGKATLEQKVAAGELKFDGNPQAFGEFMGLLDKFDFWFDIVTP from the coding sequence ATGCACCACTCCCTGAAATGCCTGACTGCCGCCGGCCTGGCCTGCGCCCTGCTGGCCAGCGCCATTGCCCAGGCCGCCCCGGCACCGACCAAACCGGCGACCGATATCACCAAGGCCGCCCAGCAGGCGGTGCTGGCGGCGCTGCCGTTCAACGATAAGCGCGAGTTCGACGATGCCCAGCGCGGCTTCATCGCCAAGCCGGATAGCCTGACCATCAAGGATGCCAACGGCAAGGTGGTGTGGGATCTGGAGAGCTACAAGCAGTTCATCGCCCTGGATAAGCCGGCCCCGGACAGCGTCAACCCGAGCCTGTGGCGCAATGCCCAGCTGAATATCCAGTACGGCCTGTTCAAGGTCACCGACGGCATCTACCAGGTGCGTGGCTATGACGTTTCCAACATTACCTTTATCGAGGGCAAGACTGGCTGGATCGTCTTCGACCCCTTGTTGAGCACGGAACCGGCCAAGGCCGCCTATGAGCTGGTCAGCCAGCACCTGGGCAAGAAGCCGGTGGTGGCCGTGGTCTACAGCCACTCGCATATCGACCACTTCGGCGGCGTGCGCGGCATAGTCGACGAGGCCGACGTCAAGGCAGGCAAGGTGCGCATCATCGCGCCAGAAGGTTTCAGTGAGCATGCGGTCAGCGAGAACGTGATCGCCGGCAATGCCATGGCCCGCCGCGCCATCTATATGTTTGGCGCCTTGCTTCCACGCAACGCCCAGGGCGGCGTCGGTTCCGGCCTGGGGCTGACCGTGTCCAACGGCACCATCACCCTGATCCAGCCCACCGAGTTCGTCCGCAAGACCGGCCAGGAGCTGGAGGTCGACGGCGTGAAGATGGTGTTCCAGATGACTCCGGGCACCGAGGCACCGGTGGAAATGCACACCTACTTCCCGGATCACAAGGCCATGTGGATGGCCGAGAACACCACCAGCACCATGCACAACGTCCTCACCCTGCGCGGTGCCCAAGTGCGTGACGCCCTGCAGTGGTCCAAATACATAGGCGAATCCATCGCCCTGTTCGGCGACAAGACCGAGGTGCGCTTCCAGAGCCACCACTGGCCGCAGTGGGGCCAGGCGCAGATAGACGACTACCTGAAGAAGCAGCGGGCCATCTACAAATACATCCATGACCAGTCCGTGCGCCTGATGAACCAGGGTTACACCGGCGAGGAAATTGCCGAAGCGATCAAGCTGCCGCCTGAGCTGGAAGCCTTCTGGCCAGGGCGCGGCTACTACGGCACCCTCAAGCACAACGCCAAGGCGGTGTACCAACGCTACATGGGCTGGTACGACGCCAACCCGGCCAACCTCGACAAGCTGCCGCCACAACCGGCGGCGAAGAAGTACGTCGAATACATGGGCGGCTCGGCCGCGGTGCTGGAGAAGGCCAAGGTCGACTTCGCCAAGGGTGAGTACCGCTGGGTGGCCGAGGCGGTCAAACAGGTGGTGTTCGCCGAACCGGACAACACGGCGGCGAAGAACCTGCTGGCCGACTCCTACGAGCAGCTCGGCTACCAGGCCGAATCCGGTCCCTGGCGTTCGATCTACCTGCAGGGTGCGTTCGAGCTGCGCAACGGCAAACCGGCCGTCGGCGCCGCCGCCACCGCCAGCCCCGATGTGATCCGCGCCATGACCCCGGAAATGCTCTTCGACTACCTGGCCGTACGCCTCAACGGCGAGCGCGCCGCGGGCAAGAAGCTGGTGCTCAACTACAACTTCACCGACCTGGGCAAGAGCTACGCCCTGACCGTGGAGAACGGTGTGCTGACCTATGAGGCCAAGGCCGACGCCAAGGCCGATGTCGGCCTGACCATGAGCAAGACGGCCCTGGAAGACATCCAGCTGGGCAAGGCCACTCTGGAGCAGAAGGTGGCGGCCGGCGAGCTGAAATTCGACGGTAACCCGCAGGCCTTCGGCGAGTTTATGGGCCTGCTCGACAAGTTCGACTTCTGGTTCGACATCGTCACCCCATGA
- a CDS encoding GMC family oxidoreductase, translating to MEFDYIIVGAGSAGCVLANRLSADPAVSVCLLEAGPQDWSPLVHAPAGVAAILPTRHVNWAFDTVPQPGLDGRIGYQPRGKVLGGSSSINGMIYIRGHHSDFDDWAALGNPGWSFAEVLPYFRKSEMSHRGACDLHGEDGELYVGQIEAHAATHAFIEAGKQAGHRHNPDFNGVEQEGVGQYDVTIRDGRRWSTATAFLKPVRARHNLTVLTGAHAERILLQGKQATGVQVRIKGRSSALKVRKEVLLSAGAFGSPQLLLLSGIGTEAELKPHGIAVQHELPGVGQNLQDHPDVVQCYKGTDNSLLGYSLGGSLKMGAALAQYLARQRGPLASNFAEGGAFLKTDAALARPDVQLHSVVSMLDDHNRKLHWGHGFSCHICVLRPKSLGSVGLQSADPAAPPRIDPNLLGHDDDVQTLLKGYRMTREIMAQAPMARFGLKDIHAANLHSDEQLIELLRQRSDTIYHPVGTCRMGHDEGAVVDSQLRVHGIQGLRVVDASIMPTLVGGNTNAPTIMIAERAAEWVAQA from the coding sequence ATGGAATTCGACTACATCATCGTTGGTGCCGGCTCGGCCGGTTGTGTGCTGGCCAACCGTCTCAGCGCCGATCCGGCAGTTTCCGTGTGCCTGCTCGAGGCCGGCCCGCAGGACTGGTCGCCGCTGGTGCACGCGCCTGCCGGCGTGGCCGCCATCCTGCCGACCCGCCACGTCAACTGGGCCTTCGATACTGTGCCGCAACCCGGCCTGGACGGGCGCATTGGCTACCAGCCGCGCGGCAAGGTGCTCGGTGGCAGCAGCTCGATCAACGGCATGATTTATATCCGCGGCCACCACAGCGACTTCGATGACTGGGCCGCTCTGGGCAACCCCGGCTGGTCGTTCGCCGAGGTGCTGCCGTATTTTCGCAAGAGCGAGATGAGCCACCGCGGCGCCTGTGACCTGCATGGCGAGGACGGCGAGCTGTACGTCGGACAGATCGAGGCCCACGCCGCCACCCACGCTTTTATCGAGGCCGGGAAGCAGGCCGGGCATCGGCATAACCCCGACTTCAACGGCGTGGAGCAGGAAGGCGTCGGCCAGTACGACGTGACCATCCGTGACGGCCGGCGCTGGAGCACCGCCACCGCCTTCCTCAAGCCGGTGCGGGCGCGCCACAACCTGACTGTGCTGACCGGCGCCCATGCCGAGCGCATCCTGCTGCAGGGCAAGCAGGCCACTGGTGTGCAGGTGCGGATCAAGGGCCGCTCCAGCGCCCTCAAAGTGCGCAAGGAGGTGCTGCTCAGCGCCGGCGCCTTCGGCAGCCCGCAGCTGCTGCTGCTCTCCGGCATCGGCACGGAGGCCGAGCTCAAGCCCCATGGCATTGCCGTGCAGCACGAGCTGCCGGGCGTGGGCCAGAACCTGCAGGATCACCCGGATGTGGTGCAGTGCTACAAGGGCACCGACAACTCCCTGCTCGGCTACTCTCTGGGGGGCAGCCTGAAGATGGGCGCGGCACTGGCCCAGTACCTGGCGCGCCAGCGCGGCCCGCTGGCGAGCAACTTCGCCGAGGGCGGCGCCTTCCTCAAGACCGACGCGGCATTGGCCCGCCCGGACGTCCAGTTGCACTCGGTGGTCAGCATGCTCGACGACCATAATCGCAAGCTGCATTGGGGCCATGGCTTCAGCTGCCATATCTGCGTGCTGCGGCCGAAAAGCCTCGGTAGCGTCGGCCTGCAGTCGGCCGACCCCGCTGCGCCGCCGCGTATCGACCCGAACCTCCTCGGCCACGACGACGACGTGCAGACCCTGCTCAAGGGCTATCGCATGACGCGGGAAATAATGGCGCAGGCGCCCATGGCCCGCTTCGGTCTGAAGGATATCCACGCCGCCAATCTGCACAGCGACGAGCAACTGATCGAGCTGCTGCGCCAGCGCAGCGACACCATCTACCACCCGGTCGGCACCTGTCGCATGGGCCACGACGAGGGCGCGGTGGTCGACAGCCAGCTGCGCGTACACGGCATCCAGGGCCTGCGCGTGGTGGATGCCTCGATCATGCCGACCCTGGTCGGCGGTAACACCAACGCGCCGACCATCATGATCGCCGAGCGCGCTGCCGAATGGGTCGCCCAGGCCTGA
- a CDS encoding AraC family transcriptional regulator has protein sequence MIFADMEPFIRTTSFAGFRELVAKLGGDPWALLLRFRIKPELLDEEDARVPLRSLVGLLECAAQELDCADFGLRMAEYQNLHVLGPIAVMARSSASVGHALTEIVRFIGYHSSGMQLDLDRSEAQAPRVVIGLQLPGSVPQRQMVELAMGVAHNTMKLLCGAHFSAQSVLLCGVSPLPPARYRRYFQTQVYSGQACNALVLTAQQLQQPIEQQDPHLHRMLVQYLDHIHLHSSSDLVDQVRRLVLRMLPTQQCRLPLIAEQVGLHERALQRQLAELGQRFDELVEGIRRDRADFYLAERDIPMSQIAGMLGYSEQSVFNRACRRWFALTPGERRRQLLEQRAYRRD, from the coding sequence TTGATCTTTGCCGACATGGAACCCTTTATCCGCACCACCTCCTTCGCCGGCTTTCGCGAGCTGGTCGCCAAGCTCGGCGGCGATCCCTGGGCGCTGCTGCTGCGCTTTCGGATCAAGCCGGAACTGCTCGACGAAGAGGACGCCCGGGTGCCGTTGCGCTCGCTGGTCGGCCTGTTGGAGTGCGCCGCCCAGGAGCTGGACTGCGCCGACTTCGGCCTGCGCATGGCCGAGTACCAGAACCTGCACGTGCTCGGCCCGATCGCGGTAATGGCGCGCAGCTCGGCGAGCGTCGGCCACGCGCTGACGGAGATCGTGCGCTTTATCGGCTACCACAGCTCCGGCATGCAGCTCGACCTGGACCGCAGCGAGGCGCAGGCCCCGCGCGTGGTGATCGGCCTGCAGCTACCCGGTTCCGTGCCGCAGCGGCAGATGGTGGAGCTGGCCATGGGCGTGGCGCACAACACCATGAAGCTGCTGTGCGGTGCCCACTTCAGCGCGCAAAGCGTACTGCTGTGCGGCGTCAGCCCGCTGCCGCCGGCGCGCTACCGGCGCTATTTCCAGACTCAGGTGTATAGCGGGCAGGCCTGCAACGCCCTGGTGCTGACCGCGCAGCAACTGCAGCAACCCATAGAACAGCAGGACCCGCACCTGCACCGCATGCTGGTGCAGTACCTCGACCATATCCACCTGCACAGTTCCTCGGACCTGGTCGATCAGGTGCGCCGTCTGGTGCTGCGCATGTTGCCGACCCAGCAGTGCCGCCTGCCGCTGATCGCCGAGCAGGTCGGCCTGCACGAGCGGGCACTGCAGCGCCAGCTGGCCGAGCTGGGCCAGCGCTTCGATGAGCTGGTGGAAGGCATTCGCCGCGACCGCGCCGACTTCTACCTGGCCGAGCGCGACATCCCCATGTCGCAGATCGCCGGCATGCTCGGCTACAGCGAGCAGAGCGTGTTCAACCGCGCCTGTCGCCGCTGGTTCGCCCTGACGCCTGGCGAGCGGCGGCGGCAGTTACTGGAACAGCGGGCCTACCGCCGCGATTAG
- a CDS encoding fatty acid desaturase family protein: protein MNEKTKISDIFSRDEIKMLAARSDAWGAWAVGSTWAVLALTFAALAWAREQLPLWAFLLALLVGLVIIAGRQLCLGILQHDAAHGTLFKNKWANDVLVDWLCSRPIWNELHKYRPYHLTHHAKTATAADPDLCLVAGLPTTRASLTRKFLRDLSGITGLKFLIGRLLMDAGVLGWSLTSDIRRLPQAGRRWWDYPRDLLGNAAGMLISNGVLLGLFWACGETWLYGVWVLAYVTPFPLFIRIRSMAEHAALEDSRDVLRNTRSTHAGWLARACVAPIRVNYHIEHHLMASVPYFRLPLMHRLLRERGHVPPPPSYWQVLRLVSGGAAKAAAR from the coding sequence ATGAACGAGAAAACCAAGATCAGCGACATCTTCAGCCGCGACGAGATCAAGATGCTCGCCGCGCGCTCCGACGCCTGGGGTGCCTGGGCGGTGGGTTCGACCTGGGCGGTGCTGGCCCTGACCTTCGCCGCCCTGGCCTGGGCTCGCGAGCAGCTTCCGCTGTGGGCTTTCCTGCTGGCGCTGCTGGTGGGCCTGGTGATCATCGCCGGGCGTCAGCTGTGCCTGGGCATCCTGCAGCACGATGCGGCCCACGGCACCCTGTTCAAAAACAAGTGGGCCAACGACGTGCTGGTGGACTGGCTGTGCTCGCGGCCGATCTGGAACGAGCTGCACAAGTACCGTCCCTATCACCTGACTCACCATGCCAAGACCGCCACCGCGGCGGACCCGGACCTGTGCCTGGTGGCCGGTTTGCCGACCACCCGCGCCTCGCTGACGCGCAAGTTCCTGCGTGATTTGTCCGGCATCACCGGGCTCAAGTTTCTGATCGGTCGCCTGCTGATGGATGCCGGCGTGCTCGGCTGGTCGCTGACCAGCGACATTCGCCGCCTGCCGCAGGCTGGGCGACGCTGGTGGGACTATCCGCGGGACCTGCTGGGCAATGCCGCCGGCATGCTGATCAGCAACGGCGTGCTGCTGGGCCTGTTCTGGGCCTGCGGCGAGACCTGGCTGTATGGCGTCTGGGTGCTGGCCTACGTCACCCCCTTCCCGCTGTTTATCCGCATCCGCTCGATGGCCGAACACGCCGCCCTGGAGGACAGCCGCGACGTGCTGCGCAACACCCGCAGCACCCATGCCGGCTGGCTGGCCCGGGCCTGCGTGGCGCCGATTCGGGTCAACTACCATATCGAGCATCACCTGATGGCTTCGGTGCCGTACTTTCGCCTGCCGCTGATGCACCGCCTGCTGCGCGAACGTGGCCATGTACCGCCGCCGCCGAGCTACTGGCAGGTGTTGCGGCTGGTCAGCGGTGGCGCTGCTAAGGCCGCCGCGCGCTAA
- a CDS encoding helix-turn-helix transcriptional regulator, whose translation MFLIRSGALDGFERLLGQLGQNPAQLLRQHGLSSAQLREPNSYLSYLKLADLLDDCALLCHEPLFGLRLAAGQSLLAIGEMALPGSQQPSLGEALEFAKRYLHLHAQGVNLQGTLAADDYELSLSFAFSNASGLWQLNQLGVGQLFNALGFLTGSTSRQLRLHLQQARPSDCAWLADWQPGRLVFDSPINGVSFPADWRERPPSRDEALTRQYFQQRMQMLAARYPDKLQDQVCHIISSLLPAGEGSVERVGAALGLHPRTLQKRLQQEGSSFSQLLQETRLGIARQHLQQQKMSITDLALNLGYAEVAVFSRHFKRWTGLSPRQWRAQQGLRAEH comes from the coding sequence ATGTTTCTGATCCGCAGCGGTGCCCTCGATGGCTTCGAGCGATTGCTCGGCCAACTGGGCCAGAATCCCGCCCAACTGCTGCGCCAGCACGGCCTTAGCAGCGCCCAGTTGCGCGAACCCAACAGCTACCTCTCCTACCTGAAACTGGCCGACCTGCTGGACGACTGCGCGCTGCTCTGTCACGAACCGCTGTTCGGTCTGCGCCTGGCGGCCGGGCAGAGCCTGCTGGCTATCGGCGAGATGGCGCTGCCAGGCAGCCAGCAGCCGAGCCTCGGCGAGGCCCTGGAGTTCGCCAAGCGCTACCTGCACCTGCACGCCCAGGGGGTCAATCTGCAGGGCACTCTGGCCGCGGATGACTATGAGCTGAGCCTGAGCTTCGCCTTCAGCAACGCCAGCGGCCTGTGGCAGCTCAACCAGCTGGGCGTGGGTCAGCTGTTCAACGCCCTGGGCTTTCTCACCGGCAGTACCAGCCGCCAGCTGCGCCTGCATCTGCAGCAGGCGCGCCCGTCCGACTGCGCCTGGCTGGCCGATTGGCAGCCGGGCCGGCTGGTTTTCGACAGCCCTATCAATGGCGTGAGTTTCCCGGCCGACTGGCGCGAGCGCCCGCCCAGTCGCGACGAAGCGCTGACTCGCCAGTATTTCCAGCAGCGCATGCAGATGCTCGCAGCCCGCTACCCGGACAAGCTGCAGGACCAGGTCTGTCACATCATCAGCAGCCTGCTGCCGGCCGGCGAAGGCAGTGTCGAACGGGTCGGCGCGGCCCTCGGCCTGCACCCGCGCACCCTGCAGAAGCGCCTGCAGCAGGAGGGCAGCAGCTTTAGCCAACTGCTGCAGGAGACCCGCCTCGGTATCGCCCGCCAGCACCTGCAGCAACAGAAGATGAGCATCACCGACCTGGCCCTCAACCTGGGCTATGCCGAGGTCGCGGTGTTCAGCCGCCACTTCAAACGCTGGACTGGCCTGTCGCCACGGCAGTGGCGCGCCCAGCAGGGGCTGCGTGCGGAACACTGA
- a CDS encoding sterol desaturase family protein has protein sequence MEIGLSVFMLLLLLDFFAGEFRKPHALSMNELGVNLISMAIAFTIRAVPFAAIMFVLVHGLPELQGMLAESNVGLVFLLVLLLDDYGNYWLHRSAHKVPWLWRLHKPHHIPTQMNVLMGVRENLFYYFLLPVNIMAPLLVFMGAEEAGALMLALKLTVVYLQHASYRWDLWLRRSWLGGVLLDGLENLFALQDFHHVHHGIGRYGNASSNYGNVLNIWDDLHGTNSGHPRRPQDAYGLPVGVKVESWPVQLFWPLVREKQTQRAAAPALTPSSAAELAEARAVIYTADGVAVAVR, from the coding sequence ATGGAAATCGGACTGAGCGTTTTCATGCTGTTGCTGCTGCTCGACTTCTTCGCCGGCGAATTCCGTAAGCCTCATGCCCTGAGCATGAACGAGCTGGGCGTCAACCTGATCAGCATGGCCATCGCCTTCACGATCCGCGCCGTGCCGTTTGCCGCCATCATGTTCGTGCTGGTGCATGGCCTGCCGGAGCTGCAAGGCATGCTGGCCGAGAGCAATGTCGGGCTGGTCTTCCTGCTGGTTCTGCTGCTCGATGACTACGGCAACTACTGGCTGCACCGCAGCGCGCACAAGGTGCCGTGGTTGTGGCGCCTGCACAAGCCGCATCACATCCCGACGCAGATGAACGTGCTGATGGGGGTGCGCGAGAACCTGTTCTACTACTTCCTGTTGCCGGTCAACATCATGGCGCCGCTGCTGGTGTTCATGGGGGCGGAAGAGGCCGGAGCGCTGATGCTGGCACTCAAGTTGACGGTGGTGTACCTGCAGCATGCCAGTTACCGCTGGGACCTCTGGCTGCGCCGCTCCTGGCTGGGAGGCGTGCTGCTCGACGGCCTGGAAAACCTGTTCGCCCTGCAGGACTTCCACCATGTGCACCACGGCATCGGTCGCTACGGCAATGCCTCGTCCAACTACGGCAATGTGCTGAATATTTGGGATGATTTGCATGGCACCAACAGCGGCCACCCCCGCCGGCCCCAGGACGCTTATGGCCTGCCGGTTGGGGTGAAGGTGGAGTCCTGGCCCGTGCAGTTGTTCTGGCCGCTGGTGCGCGAGAAACAGACCCAGCGCGCCGCCGCACCAGCGCTGACGCCGAGCTCAGCGGCCGAATTGGCCGAGGCCCGGGCGGTGATCTATACCGCCGATGGCGTCGCGGTAGCGGTGAGATAG